Genomic segment of Candidatus Latescibacter sp.:
AATGCTTATCGTTATAAGAATAATTTTATGTGAAAGTATTATCGGATAATTGCATGCCTTCTTGAAGGACTGATCCCCCCTGTCCTTTGGCATCCCCCCTTTTTAAGGGGGGAAACATATTGGCAGGCAGTATCTTACCCCCTTAACAAGGGGGTCGCCGCTTTATGCGGCGGGGGGATTTTGTCTTTAGAGCATATAAATAACATGGCATATTTGTCGCCAAAGAAAAAAATGGGGGATGGCCAGGAAAAAGAATACATCTTTTCGGAATAAAATGGATTCATTATACTATAGATTCATGTCGTCGATTGTTCAATGCCAAAAGATGCCGAAACGGTTTCATCGTTCCCGCGAAGCGGCAACGAGTTCAGGATGACACGTGTCATGCCGAACTTGTTTCGGCATCTATCTTGAAAAGAAACGTAATTATTTATGTCGTTATGTATGGAATAGAACCTTTCACCCCCGGCGCTTGAAGGAGGTACACCATGATCGGTTCCAAACGCACGGTTAAACGGAGAAAATTTCTGGGTACTTTGGCCGGACTGGGTGCCGGGTCATCCCTGACTGCTGAGAATGCATCCGCGCAGGCGCAGCGGCCCGAATTCACCGGCCCCCTGACCACTGAAAAACTGCCGGTGAAACTGGAAGCGGGCAAGCCAAACGGCCTCAATATTATCGTCATCATCGCCGATACGTTTCGCTGGGATTACCTCCGTTTCAACGGGAACAGGCTCATCCAAACCCCTCATCTCGATGCTCTTGCGGAAGAGGGCGTGTATTTCGCCAACTGCTACGCCGACGGCCTTCCCACCATTCCTGCGCGGCGGGTCATGCACACCGGGATGAGCATTCTTCCGGACAAGAACAAGTGGCGCCCGTTGGAGACGAACGACATCACGTTCGCCGAGATTTTAGGGAAAGCAGGTTTCACCACAGGATTCATTGTCGATACCTTCCACTATTTCAAACCGAACCTGAACTTTCATCGAGGTTTTAATAGCTGGCGCTGGATACGGGGCCAGGAATCGGACCCTTTCAAGAGCGGGCCGCGCAGCACTGTGAATCCGGAAGATCATGTCCCCAAGCATCTTTTGAACGATTACTACCGCGAGCGGATCATCCAGTATGTTCTCAATACAAAGGATCGCAGGAGCGAGGAAGATTACTTCTGCGCCCAATCCTGCTCTGCGGCTGTAAAGTGGCTTGCGGAAAACAAGGACAACGAAGGCCCTTTCATGCTGTTCATCGACATGTTCGACCCCCACGAGCCCTGGGACGCTCCACCGCGGTTTCAGAAGATGTACCGCAAGAAATATCCGTTCGAGCGTATGATCTTCGGATACGGTGTGAATATGAGCGATATCCGCAAGGATGATATCCCGGTCCTGATCGACCTCTACTCAGCGGAAGTGACATTCAGTGACTACTGCATAGGACGCCTCCTCGACGGGGTAAAGAAGCTTGGCCTCTGGGATAATACTGTCATCGTATTCAGCACCGACCACGGCACTCACCTGGGCGAGCAGGGGTGCGTTCAGAAACAGGCCAAACTGCTCAATTCCTGCCTCTCCCGGGTACCTCTCATCATCCGGCATCCTGACAGGAGCTTCCGGGGAAAGCGCATCGAGGGGCTGACCGGGCATGTTGATTTTCTGCCCACATTTCTCTCCCTCCTCGGGGTGAAATGCAATGTGAACTTCGACGGGAAGGATATGTGGCCGCTTGTGACCGGGGCAGCCTCCAGGCTCCACGACCGGGTGGTCACCGGGTACAGCGATTTCGGCTCGGTGCATACCCCTGCCTGGCACTATTTCCAGAACATTTGGGGGAAAGACCCCGGGCTGGGCCCTGCGCTCTACGATCTGAAAACGGATCCCGCAGAAACAGTGAATGTGGCGGATAAAAATCTGGATACTGTCAGGGAAATGAAAGGTTTTCTGGCGGAATCATTCAAAACGAAGGTGTTGTAGAAATCAATGGCCTGGGGCTGAAAAAACTTTACAAAAGCCATTCTCACCTTTATATTTGGCAAACCTGGAGTTAAATCATCCCGCAAAAAAGGACAGTATTGTTAACCACGAACCACACGAAAGGCACAAAAAATGATTTTATTCAAAAAATTATAAATTTCGTGTTTTTTTCGTGACTTTCGTGGTTCAATTTTTAGAGTATCGCCTTTTACAAACCGGGGGAACTTTTATACCGTTAAACCGTATCATGGTAATGCAATAATTTCTGAAAATCGTTTTAAAGCGAGGAGAAGGTGCTGGAAACAGATTCTCGAAAACAAACTTTACCCAAACTAAGGCCTTTCATCCAGGGCTTCTTTTTTCTTTTTTTCCTGTTCCTGTTCTGGCGGGTTTCCTTCCCTTTCACTGAAGACCTTACAAAAAATTTCTTCTTTAATCTCGATCCGCTCATTCTCTTTGGCCTGGCTCTCTCCGGGAGTCTGGTGCTCACAGCGCTTCTGGCATCACTGGCAACTGTTTTGGTCACCGTTTTCTTCGGCAGGATTTTTTGCGGTTGGATCTGTCCGATGGGGAGCGTATTCGACTTTTTTGCCCGATATATCCCTGAGAGAAAAAAAGAAAAAAACTACGGAAAGGGAAAGTATAAAAACGGCAAGTACTACCTTCTCTCATTCTTCGTATTTGGCTCCCTGTTTGGGCTGACATTTGCGCTCTTCCTTGATCCCATGGTTTTTTTCTTCCGGGTGCTTACTCTGAATGTATATCCTCCCGCCGTGTATGCCGCTAACTTTTTCCTTGACCTTATCCGTCCGGCGGCGCTGAGCCTGGGATTTATAAAACTCTCCATGCTCTCCTTTCAGCAGCCGGTATTCGACTTAGCTTTGTTCAGTCTCCTTCTTTTCCTCGGGGCTGTCGGACTGATCTCTCTCGAGCGGCGCTTCTGGTGCCGTAACATCTGTCCCCTGGGGGCGCTGCTTTCTCTCCTCGCCCGGTTTTCACCCTGGGGGAGAAAGGTCAGCGACGCCTGCAGCGAGTGCTCCAAATGCGCCAAAGCCTGCCCCATGAATGCCATCGCGGAGACGTACACCGAGACCTCCGCCCATGAATGTATACAGTGCGAGCGCTGTGAGACAGTATGCCCGGTGGACGCCATTTCATTCGGATTCCAGGCGCCCGGAGAGCAGAAATATTCATACAGCCCTTCCCGCCGGGGAATGCTCATCTCCGCCGCCGGAGGAATTCTCGCCGCATCCGCAGCCGTCTCGGCGGTGCCAAGGCAGATAATCAATCCCTCACTCATCCGCCCCCCGGGAGCCCTGGTGGAAAAAGATTTTCTTAATACGTGTGTCAGATGCGGAGAATGCATGAAAGCCTGCCCAACTCACGGGCTCCAGCCGGCCATTCTTCAGGCGGGATTCGAGGGATTTTATACCCCGGTGCTGATGTCAAGGGTGGGTGGCTGCGAGGATAAGTGCAATCTGTGCGGCAAGATATGTCCCACCGGCGCCATCCGTAATCTTCCCCTCCTGGAGAAACAGTACGCGGTCATGGGGAATGCCACCATCGAGCGGAATCTCTGCATCGCCTGGGAACAGGGGAAGCTCTGCCTTATCTGTGACGAGATATGTCCCTACGATGCGGTGGAATTCCGAATGGTTACCGACGAGAAATGCACCATCCAGCGGCCGTATGTCATCGAGGACAAGTGTGTTGGATGCGGCATGTGCGAGAAAGCCTGCCCGGTAAAGGGCAAGGCAGCCATATTCGTGACTCCTATCAACGAGGTTCGCAAGAACAACGGATCCTATATAACCGAAAAGGTAAAACGTCTCCGAACAGTGAAAGACGACAACGTTGATTACTACAAGGAAATAAGAGTTGAATCCGGGGGAAAAGTCACCCAGCCTGCTCCATCCGCTTCATCTGCACCGGCGGACAGTATGCCTGAAAATGAGTTGCCCCCTGGGTTTGTGAAATAATGTCTGAAGCAGCCCCCTTTCTGTCCTTCGGACATCCTTCCCCCAAAGGGGGCAGGAGAAAACTGTGGAGCAACGACTTCCCTTGCCCCCTCCGGGGGAAAGGGACTGAGGGTTAGGAGGCGAATCAGTGGTTCAGACCGTATTTTTTAATAAAACTATTTCGGTTCGCAATCGTCTAATACATAAATAGTATCGTTTTTTTCCTTTACATGCAGCATAATGGAGGTGTTTTTATGATATCGAGGAGGGGGTTTCTAAAGACCGGAGCGGTTGCTACTTTTGTCAGCGGCCCGTTTTTCACCGGATTCGTGTATGCCGAAGGAAACGCCGATCTGGCGGAGATCAAGGGTGAGAATATTGAAGTGA
This window contains:
- a CDS encoding sulfatase produces the protein MIGSKRTVKRRKFLGTLAGLGAGSSLTAENASAQAQRPEFTGPLTTEKLPVKLEAGKPNGLNIIVIIADTFRWDYLRFNGNRLIQTPHLDALAEEGVYFANCYADGLPTIPARRVMHTGMSILPDKNKWRPLETNDITFAEILGKAGFTTGFIVDTFHYFKPNLNFHRGFNSWRWIRGQESDPFKSGPRSTVNPEDHVPKHLLNDYYRERIIQYVLNTKDRRSEEDYFCAQSCSAAVKWLAENKDNEGPFMLFIDMFDPHEPWDAPPRFQKMYRKKYPFERMIFGYGVNMSDIRKDDIPVLIDLYSAEVTFSDYCIGRLLDGVKKLGLWDNTVIVFSTDHGTHLGEQGCVQKQAKLLNSCLSRVPLIIRHPDRSFRGKRIEGLTGHVDFLPTFLSLLGVKCNVNFDGKDMWPLVTGAASRLHDRVVTGYSDFGSVHTPAWHYFQNIWGKDPGLGPALYDLKTDPAETVNVADKNLDTVREMKGFLAESFKTKVL
- a CDS encoding 4Fe-4S binding protein; the protein is MLETDSRKQTLPKLRPFIQGFFFLFFLFLFWRVSFPFTEDLTKNFFFNLDPLILFGLALSGSLVLTALLASLATVLVTVFFGRIFCGWICPMGSVFDFFARYIPERKKEKNYGKGKYKNGKYYLLSFFVFGSLFGLTFALFLDPMVFFFRVLTLNVYPPAVYAANFFLDLIRPAALSLGFIKLSMLSFQQPVFDLALFSLLLFLGAVGLISLERRFWCRNICPLGALLSLLARFSPWGRKVSDACSECSKCAKACPMNAIAETYTETSAHECIQCERCETVCPVDAISFGFQAPGEQKYSYSPSRRGMLISAAGGILAASAAVSAVPRQIINPSLIRPPGALVEKDFLNTCVRCGECMKACPTHGLQPAILQAGFEGFYTPVLMSRVGGCEDKCNLCGKICPTGAIRNLPLLEKQYAVMGNATIERNLCIAWEQGKLCLICDEICPYDAVEFRMVTDEKCTIQRPYVIEDKCVGCGMCEKACPVKGKAAIFVTPINEVRKNNGSYITEKVKRLRTVKDDNVDYYKEIRVESGGKVTQPAPSASSAPADSMPENELPPGFVK